In Sorghum bicolor cultivar BTx623 chromosome 10, Sorghum_bicolor_NCBIv3, whole genome shotgun sequence, one genomic interval encodes:
- the LOC8065459 gene encoding polyadenylate-binding protein-interacting protein 7 — protein MSSLNKVVSNSGDACSVLPSKVTSLNPNAAEFVPSFVKPSLGSTTVPDVTKSDFRVSSGKTILDRSESSKSNNSDDEAHQFWRKQLPDDIIPDFTSFEKVEQGPEELSLVGLSLNAPPFYGTTSSRFSREHHELSSPATKGLELEHTNLLYEDNYLGSTNWEQNYIGDLHIANGNQDLHYDSETGVSFADSFASEYAASSDGLVAPLEYLASQFPGFSAESLAELYYANGCDFNHTIEILTQLEMQVDATPNHTLSLAHSTPNFSTGDFPALPGVENQNGFSKGNVDVLGMFNGRGSSAMPTGAGDFVSAVRKLASQNSGQWKFKKGPEYGNGVSALSVPKQYSSSTKQSSGNKFQSISSARVAPWLETGDAVANMYSESRGEARDFARVRNACFEQARQAYLVGNKALAKELSMKGQAYNAQMKSAHEKAREAIYRQRNPVSSQRGGDRLIDLHGLHVNEAIHILKGELTALKSAARAAGERMQVMVCVGTGHHTKGSRTARLPIAVEQFLLDEGLQYTQPQAGLLRVMVY, from the exons ATGAGttcactaaataaagttgtttcaaATAGTGGAGATGCGTGTTCAGTGTTACCTAGTAAAGTCACATCATTAAATCCCAATGCAGCCGAGTTTGTACCTTCATTTGTTAAACCATCTCTTGGAAGTACTACAGTTCCAGATGTAACTAAGTCAGATTTTAGGGTTTCTTCTGGAAAAACAATCCTAGATAGGTCCGAGTCATCAAAGTCTAATAACTCGGATGATGAGGCACACCAGTTTTGGCGTAAGCAGCTACCCGATGACATTATTCCAGACTTCACTTCTTTTGAGAAAGTTGAACAAGGGCCTGAAGAACTGTCCCTTGTTGGATTGTCCTTGAATGCACCCCCCTTTTATGGGACAACATCCAGTCGCTTCTCAAGAGAACATCACGAATTATCTTCTCCAGCTACCAAGGGCCTGGAACTGGAACATACGAATCTGCTGTATGAAGATAATTATCTGGGTTCAACCAACTGGGAGCAAAATTATATTGGTGATCTTCATATTGCTAATGGAAATCAGGACCTTCATTATGATTCTGAAACTGGTGTAAGCTTTGCTGATAGTTTTGCTAGTGAGTATGCTGCCTCATCAGATGGCCTTGTTGCTCCCCTGGAGTACTTAGCATCTCAGTTCCCTGGATTTTCAGCAGAGAGCCTTGCAGAGCTGTACTACGCAAATGGGTGTGATTTCAACCATACCATTGAAATCCTCACCCAGCTAGAG ATGCAAGTTGATGCTACACCCAATCACACACTGAGTCTGGCCCACAGCACACCAAACTTTAGCACTGGGGATTTCCCTGCACTTCCAGGTGTCGagaaccaaaatggtttcagtaAGGGTAACGTGGATGTACTTGGCATGTTTAATGGGCGTGGTTCATCTGCAATGCCTACTGGAGCTGGTGATTTTGTTTCAGCTGTTCGCAAACTTGCGTCGCAGAATTCTGGCCAGTGGAAGTTTAAAAAAGGTCCTGAATATGGTAATGGTGTTTCAGCTCTTTCTGTACCCAAACAGTACAGTTCTAGCACTAAGCAATCATCTGGGAATAAGTTTCAAAGTATCAGCAGTGCAAGAGTTGCCCCATGGCTTGAGACTGGCGATGCAGTGG CAAATATGTACTCAGAATCAAGAGGAGAAGCTCGTGATTTTGCTAGGGTCCGAAATGCGTGCTTCGAGCAG GCTAGACAGGCTTACTTGGTTGGCAACAAGGCTCTTGCGAAGGAACTCAGCATGAAGGGGCAGGCATACAATGCGCAAATGAAATCAGCTCATGAGAAAGCTAGAGAAGCTATTTACCGACAAAG GAATCCTGTTTCTTCCCAACGTGGGGGTGACCGCCTGATTGATTTACATGGGTTGCATGTGAATGAAGCAATCCACATCCTGAAGGGTGAGCTCACTGCCTTGAAGAGCGCAGCGAGGGCAGCAGGGGAGAGGATGCAAGTCATGGTTTGCGTTGGAACGGGCCACCACACCAAGGGCTCTCGCACTGCGAGGTTGCCTATAGCTGTGGAGCAGTTCCTCCTGGATGAAGGCCTCCAGTACACGCAGCCACAGGCGGGTCTGCTCCGAGTGATGGTGTACTAa